In Candidatus Cloacimonadota bacterium, a single window of DNA contains:
- a CDS encoding HAD family phosphatase, with the protein MDYKAIIFDLDGTLIDSMQLWRQVDQDFLLGRGIEVPADLFDHIPQGNSFIGTAQYFKERFGLPDSVESIMEEWTQMLRWHYENDVKLKPGAGKLLEALFQKNVPIGLGTSNSLELSSKALAQNGISHYFNSVVTGDFPLKGKPFPDIYLKVAQELNLEPSRCLVVEDTLTGVQAAKAAGMTVVAIHDEDSLPFAPQIREMADAYVFTHYELSELLKI; encoded by the coding sequence ATGGATTACAAAGCAATAATCTTCGACCTCGACGGCACTTTGATCGATTCCATGCAGCTTTGGCGCCAGGTGGATCAGGATTTCCTTTTGGGACGCGGAATCGAAGTCCCCGCCGATCTTTTTGACCACATTCCCCAAGGAAACAGTTTCATCGGTACGGCTCAATATTTCAAGGAACGCTTCGGACTTCCCGACAGCGTTGAGAGCATCATGGAAGAATGGACCCAGATGCTGCGATGGCACTATGAAAACGATGTTAAACTCAAGCCCGGCGCGGGAAAATTGTTGGAAGCTCTTTTTCAAAAAAACGTTCCCATCGGGCTGGGAACCAGCAACTCGCTTGAACTTTCCAGCAAGGCCCTTGCCCAAAACGGAATCTCGCATTATTTTAATTCTGTGGTCACCGGCGATTTTCCTCTCAAGGGAAAGCCATTTCCGGATATTTACCTGAAGGTGGCACAGGAGCTGAATTTGGAGCCTTCCCGCTGTCTGGTGGTGGAGGATACCCTCACCGGTGTTCAAGCCGCAAAAGCAGCAGGGATGACGGTTGTGGCCATACACGATGAAGACAGCCTGCCCTTCGCTCCCCAAATCCGGGAAATGGCAGACGCCTACGTGTTCACCCATTATGAATTAAGCGAGTTACTAAAAATATGA
- a CDS encoding NAD-dependent epimerase/dehydratase family protein has product ANVGTTRRVLQAFNRSESAQRFIYISSQAASRPSENGKPVTESEPSAPVNWYGRSKLLAERLIRAECEKEWTILRPVPVYGPGERDFLQVFKALKSGLSLQIGLKDQLLNLIHIDDLCALAELCASHPKAANEIFFASDGETYTQREFMAVSARLLGKKNLHLSVPKPVATAVFSLGDLFEKASGKVGLVNRQKMKEVVGPSWVCSIEKARTLLGWEPGVALEEGLTSTFEWYKKRSLL; this is encoded by the coding sequence CGCCAACGTTGGCACCACACGCCGGGTTTTACAGGCTTTTAACCGCAGTGAGAGCGCCCAACGCTTCATTTATATCAGCAGTCAGGCGGCTTCACGTCCCTCCGAAAATGGAAAACCCGTCACCGAATCCGAACCCTCCGCGCCGGTGAACTGGTATGGACGCAGTAAACTTTTGGCGGAAAGGCTGATCCGCGCCGAATGTGAAAAAGAGTGGACAATCCTGCGCCCCGTTCCTGTTTACGGGCCTGGCGAACGGGATTTTCTGCAGGTTTTCAAAGCGCTGAAAAGCGGACTCAGCCTCCAGATTGGGCTGAAAGACCAACTTCTAAATCTCATCCACATCGATGACCTTTGCGCACTCGCGGAACTTTGCGCTTCCCACCCCAAAGCCGCAAACGAAATCTTTTTTGCCTCGGATGGAGAAACCTACACCCAACGCGAATTTATGGCAGTCAGTGCCCGGCTTTTGGGCAAGAAAAACCTGCATCTGAGCGTACCCAAACCCGTCGCCACGGCGGTTTTCTCCCTGGGTGATTTGTTTGAAAAAGCCAGCGGAAAAGTTGGCCTTGTGAACCGCCAAAAAATGAAGGAAGTGGTTGGGCCCAGTTGGGTTTGCAGCATCGAAAAAGCGCGTACCCTGTTGGGCTGGGAGCCTGGTGTGGCATTGGAAGAGGGTTTGACATCCACTTTCGAGTGGTATAAAAAAAGGAGTTTGCTATGA